A stretch of the Chlorobiota bacterium genome encodes the following:
- a CDS encoding GIY-YIG nuclease family protein produces MIKTKKEIKEEYRTKKFKIGVFQIRNVVNGKVYIDGSIDLEAIWNRNRMELNFGNHRNDYLQKEWKEFGEDNFKYEVLSEIKQTEGENIDFKNEVKLLAQLYIDELKPFEDKGYNK; encoded by the coding sequence ATGATAAAAACTAAAAAAGAAATCAAAGAAGAATATCGTACAAAGAAATTTAAAATCGGAGTTTTTCAAATTAGAAATGTTGTAAATGGTAAAGTTTATATTGATGGAAGCATTGATTTAGAAGCAATTTGGAACAGAAATAGAATGGAATTGAATTTTGGAAATCATAGAAACGATTATTTACAAAAGGAGTGGAAAGAGTTTGGAGAGGACAACTTTAAATATGAAGTATTATCTGAAATAAAACAAACTGAAGGAGAGAATATCGACTTCAAAAACGAAGTTAAATTGCTTGCACAATTGTATATTGACGAATTAAAACCATTTGAAGATAAAGGATATAACAAATGA
- a CDS encoding DUF1330 domain-containing protein — protein sequence MNKFYLNPTQESGREFFQRNISGQVIMLNLLRFKEFADYSETPELAPSNPISGKVAYMLYIEKTLQHLKKSGGEIMFLGYGGHFLVGPTNERWDCVMMIQQNSVQDFIAFASNHEYLKVIGHRTAALEDSRLLPLTEQNFKMLNDKN from the coding sequence ATGAATAAATTCTATTTAAATCCAACACAAGAATCAGGACGAGAATTTTTCCAAAGAAATATTTCAGGACAAGTCATTATGTTGAATCTTCTTAGGTTCAAGGAATTTGCAGATTATTCAGAAACACCAGAATTAGCACCATCAAATCCAATTAGTGGAAAAGTGGCATATATGCTTTATATTGAGAAGACTTTACAACATTTAAAAAAATCAGGTGGAGAAATTATGTTTTTAGGGTATGGTGGACATTTTTTGGTTGGACCAACAAATGAACGTTGGGATTGTGTTATGATGATCCAACAAAATAGTGTTCAAGATTTTATTGCATTCGCTTCAAATCATGAATATTTAAAAGTTATAGGTCATAGGACTGCAGCATTGGAAGACTCTCGACTTTTACCATTAACAGAACAAAATTTCAAAATGTTAAATGATAAAAACTAA
- a CDS encoding FAD-dependent thymidylate synthase — MQVSLVSITESLIKEWEMTPEQLIVYIARVSNPSNQHNTESSERLINYLIKHKHWSPFEMIDMTIEIVTSRAIAQQILRHRSFSFQEFSQRYATATEIEPVLLRKQAEKNRQSSTEEITNSEINTIVENHIKLSEELYSTLIQQGIARECARMVLPLTTQTTMYMKGSIRSWIHYLQLRCEEDTQLEHREIADSIKEIFKQHFPNVAEAIGWTL; from the coding sequence ATGCAAGTAAGTTTAGTTTCAATAACAGAATCCTTGATTAAAGAATGGGAAATGACGCCTGAGCAACTTATTGTATATATAGCTAGAGTTAGTAATCCTTCCAATCAACACAATACCGAAAGCTCTGAGAGATTGATCAATTATTTAATCAAACACAAACATTGGTCACCTTTTGAAATGATTGATATGACTATCGAAATTGTAACATCAAGAGCAATAGCTCAACAAATTTTGAGACATCGCTCTTTTTCGTTTCAAGAATTTTCTCAAAGGTATGCAACTGCCACCGAAATTGAACCTGTATTATTAAGAAAACAGGCAGAAAAAAATCGTCAAAGTTCTACTGAGGAAATTACAAATTCAGAAATAAACACAATTGTTGAAAATCATATAAAGCTAAGTGAAGAGCTGTATTCAACTCTTATTCAGCAAGGTATAGCAAGAGAATGTGCTAGAATGGTGCTACCACTAACTACCCAAACAACTATGTACATGAAAGGAAGTATTAGAAGTTGGATACATTATTTGCAACTTAGATGTGAGGAAGATACCCAGCTTGAACACAGAGAAATTGCAGATAGTATAAAAGAAATATTTAAACAACATTTCCCTAATGTTGCTGAAGCAATTGGCTGGACTTTGTAA